Proteins from a single region of Apium graveolens cultivar Ventura chromosome 7, ASM990537v1, whole genome shotgun sequence:
- the LOC141670462 gene encoding uncharacterized protein LOC141670462 isoform X2, with amino-acid sequence MHHRLVQVGSVTPTSDDLLMRSFVDFCNNAHKLPDDLAQLFEVDRSEDLYKDQNLHGGPSRTGDLTRPLNNRKINWIYRHWWSNDLSYIFERHTGCTFYLTRKQLQCLAPGHEPEDDVVNAYMELVKLRERHFWERSHDLRPPAKRYTAPSFFLFQALDLCGNLNT; translated from the exons ATGCATCATCGATTAGTCCAG gTTGGGAGTGTTACTCCTACTTCTGATGATCTTCTTATGCGTAGTTTTGTTGATTTTTGTAACAACGCTCACAAGCTTCCTGATGACTTAGCACAGCTCTTTGAG GTTGATAGGAGTGAAGATCTATATAAAGATCAGAATCTGCATGGTGGTCCTTCGAGAACGGGTGATCTGACTAGGCCACTCAATAATAGGAAGATCAACTGGATTTACAGACATTGGTGGAGTAATGATCTTTCTTATATATTTGAAAGACATACAGGTTGCACGTTTTACCTTACAAGGAAGCAATTGCAGTGCCTAGCACCCGGTCATGAACCGGAGGATGATGTTGTGAATGCTTATATGGAGTTGGTAAAGCTTCGGGAGAGGCATTTTTGGGAGCGCTCCCATGATTTAAGGCCCCCGGCTAAGAGGTACACCGCTCCTAGTTTCTTCTTGTTCCAAGCTCTTGACCTTTGCGGAAATTTGAAT ACCTGA
- the LOC141670462 gene encoding uncharacterized protein LOC141670462 isoform X4 — protein sequence MHHRLVQVGSVTPTSDDLLMRSFVDFCNNAHKLPDDLAQLFEVDRSEDLYKDQNLHGGPSRTGDLTRPLNNRKINWIYRHWWSNDLSYIFERHTGCTFYLTRKQLQCLAPGHEPEDDVVNAYMELVKLRERHFWERSHDLRPPAKRPEPNTSSNN from the exons ATGCATCATCGATTAGTCCAG gTTGGGAGTGTTACTCCTACTTCTGATGATCTTCTTATGCGTAGTTTTGTTGATTTTTGTAACAACGCTCACAAGCTTCCTGATGACTTAGCACAGCTCTTTGAG GTTGATAGGAGTGAAGATCTATATAAAGATCAGAATCTGCATGGTGGTCCTTCGAGAACGGGTGATCTGACTAGGCCACTCAATAATAGGAAGATCAACTGGATTTACAGACATTGGTGGAGTAATGATCTTTCTTATATATTTGAAAGACATACAGGTTGCACGTTTTACCTTACAAGGAAGCAATTGCAGTGCCTAGCACCCGGTCATGAACCGGAGGATGATGTTGTGAATGCTTATATGGAGTTGGTAAAGCTTCGGGAGAGGCATTTTTGGGAGCGCTCCCATGATTTAAGGCCCCCGGCTAAGAG ACCTGAACCAAATACGAGTTCAAATAATTGA
- the LOC141670462 gene encoding uncharacterized protein LOC141670462 isoform X3 yields the protein MHHRLVQVGSVTPTSDDLLMRSFVDFCNNAHKLPDDLAQLFEVDRSEDLYKDQNLHGGPSRTGDLTRPLNNRKINWIYRHWWSNDLSYIFERHTGCTFYLTRKQLQCLAPGHEPEDDVVNAYMELVKLRERHFWERSHDLRPPAKRGIPMRRQIRTLQNRFSSS from the exons ATGCATCATCGATTAGTCCAG gTTGGGAGTGTTACTCCTACTTCTGATGATCTTCTTATGCGTAGTTTTGTTGATTTTTGTAACAACGCTCACAAGCTTCCTGATGACTTAGCACAGCTCTTTGAG GTTGATAGGAGTGAAGATCTATATAAAGATCAGAATCTGCATGGTGGTCCTTCGAGAACGGGTGATCTGACTAGGCCACTCAATAATAGGAAGATCAACTGGATTTACAGACATTGGTGGAGTAATGATCTTTCTTATATATTTGAAAGACATACAGGTTGCACGTTTTACCTTACAAGGAAGCAATTGCAGTGCCTAGCACCCGGTCATGAACCGGAGGATGATGTTGTGAATGCTTATATGGAGTTGGTAAAGCTTCGGGAGAGGCATTTTTGGGAGCGCTCCCATGATTTAAGGCCCCCGGCTAAGAG AGGGATCCCTATGAGAAGACAGATAAGGACCTTACAAAATAGATTCAGTTCTTCTTGA
- the LOC141670462 gene encoding uncharacterized protein LOC141670462 isoform X1, which translates to MHHRLVQVGSVTPTSDDLLMRSFVDFCNNAHKLPDDLAQLFEVDRSEDLYKDQNLHGGPSRTGDLTRPLNNRKINWIYRHWWSNDLSYIFERHTGCTFYLTRKQLQCLAPGHEPEDDVVNAYMELVKLRERHFWERSHDLRPPAKRYTAPSFFLFQALDLCGNLNRDPYEKTDKDLTK; encoded by the exons ATGCATCATCGATTAGTCCAG gTTGGGAGTGTTACTCCTACTTCTGATGATCTTCTTATGCGTAGTTTTGTTGATTTTTGTAACAACGCTCACAAGCTTCCTGATGACTTAGCACAGCTCTTTGAG GTTGATAGGAGTGAAGATCTATATAAAGATCAGAATCTGCATGGTGGTCCTTCGAGAACGGGTGATCTGACTAGGCCACTCAATAATAGGAAGATCAACTGGATTTACAGACATTGGTGGAGTAATGATCTTTCTTATATATTTGAAAGACATACAGGTTGCACGTTTTACCTTACAAGGAAGCAATTGCAGTGCCTAGCACCCGGTCATGAACCGGAGGATGATGTTGTGAATGCTTATATGGAGTTGGTAAAGCTTCGGGAGAGGCATTTTTGGGAGCGCTCCCATGATTTAAGGCCCCCGGCTAAGAGGTACACCGCTCCTAGTTTCTTCTTGTTCCAAGCTCTTGACCTTTGCGGAAATTTGAAT AGGGATCCCTATGAGAAGACAGATAAGGACCTTACAAAATAG